The following are from one region of the Spodoptera frugiperda isolate SF20-4 chromosome 20, AGI-APGP_CSIRO_Sfru_2.0, whole genome shotgun sequence genome:
- the LOC118262110 gene encoding collagen alpha-2(IV) chain isoform X25, which produces MGPGTLFYFLAALAIIHASEDTPKTKPKDEFKALSEAREARQYDSYQGQPDNEVVVDIEDDEKKQYYETNYDTSAYGFGYDVGPNGQFHHENRGPDGVTYGCYGYLDPDNFLRATHYVADSHGYRVVEPEKPVEVFPDEKYEYDESTGQALNTRPGQIIPWEKLFFPKGCGRTPGGVPAKPLPKPTPKPPRPIDSSSETTNVKPVQSGQGPNGPYGPGSWQGQPGKPGTPGRPGTPGTPGTPGTPGSPGSPGTPGGPGGPGGPGGPGGPSGGYYPGSSGTPGTAGSPGTPGTPGSPGTPGGPGTPGTSGYPGTAGTPGTPGYPGTEGTPGTPGYPGTAGTPGTPGTPGYPGTEGTPGTPGYPGTAGTPGTPGYPGTEGTPGTPGTPGYPGTAGYPGTAGTPGTPGYPGTEGTPGTPGTPGYPGTEGTPGTPGTPGYPGTAGTPGYPGYYPGGSGGYYPGQPTAPGTDGYYPGQGSGPGGPLGPDGTYGPDGTYYPGTPGTPGTPGTPGSPGGPGGPGGPGGPGGPGGPGGPNGPNGPSNGGYYPGQPGRPGTPGSPGSPGTPGGPGGPGGPGGPGGPGGPNGPNGPSSGGYYPGQPGSPGTPGSPGSPGTPGGPGGPGGPGGPGGPGGPNGPNGPSSGGYYPGQPGSPGTPGSPGSPGTPGGPGGPGGPGGPGGPGGPNGPNGPSSGGYYPGQPGSPGTPGSPGSPGTPGGPGGPGGPGGPGGPGGPNGPNGPSSGGYYPGQPGSPGTPGSPGSPGTPGGPGGPGGPGGPGGPGGPNGPNGPSNGGYYPGQPGSPGSPGSPGSPGTPGGPGGPGGPGGPGGPGGPTDTTTYPGQSSGQPSQPGQPGYPGKPGQPGYPGQPGQPGQPGQPGQPGQGGQPGKPGQPGYPGQPGQPGYPGQPGQPGQPGQPGQGGQPGKPGQPGYPGQPGQPGYPGQPGQPGQGGQPGQPGQPGGPGQPGYPGQPGQPGQGGQPGKPGQPGYPGQPGQPGYPGQPGQPGQPGQGGQPGKPGQPGYPGQPGQPGYPGQPGQPGQPGQGGQPGKPGQPGYPGQPGQPGYPGQPGQPGQPGQGGQPGKPGQPGYPGQPGQPGYPGQPGQPGQPGQGGQPGKPGQPGYPGQPGYPGQPGQPGQPGQGGQPGKPGQPGYPGQPGQPGYPGQPGQPGQPGQGGQPGKPGQPGYPGQPGQPGYPGQPGQPGGPGQQGQPGYPGQPGQPGQGGQPGQPGQPGGPGQPGYPGQPGQPGKPGQPGQPGYPGQPGQPGQPGYPGQPGQPGQPGYPGQPGQPGQPGKPGQPGQPGYPGQPGQPGQPGQPGQPGYPEQPGQPGGPGRPEDLTKPGQPGYPGQQGQPGGPGQPGQPGYPGQPGKPGQPGQPGYPGQPGQPGYPGQPGQPGQPGQQGQPGQPGKPGQPGQPGYPGQPGKPGEPGQPGYPGQPGQPGKPGQPGQPGYPGQPGEPGQPGQPGQPGQPGYPGQPGQPGGPGQPGQPGYPGQPGQAGQPGQPGYPGQPGQPGYPGQQGQPGGPGQPGQPGTPGQPGQPGYPGQPGQPGEPGKPGQPGQPGQPGYPGQPGQPGYPGQQGQPGGPGQPGQPGYPGQPGQPGQPGQPGQPGYPGQPGQPGEPGKPGQPGQPGQPGYPGQPGQPGYPGQQGQPGGPGQPGQPGYPGQPGQPGQPGQPGQPGYPGQPGQPGYPGQQGQPGGPGQPGQPGYPGQPGQPGYPGQQGQPGGPGQPGQPGKPGQPGQPGYPGQQGQPGGPGQPGQPGKPGQPGQPGYPGQQGQPGGPGQPGQPGTPGQPGQPGHPGQPGQPGEPGKPGQPGQPGQPGYPGQPGQPGYPGQQGQPGGPGQPGQPGQPGEPGKPGQPGQPGQPGYPGQPGQPGYPGQQGQPGGPGQPGQPGTPGQPGQPGYPGQPGQPGEPGKPGQPGQPGQPGYPGQPGQPGYPGQQGQPGGPGQPGQPGYPGQPGQPGEPGKPGQPGQPGQPGYPGQPGQPGQPGQSGGPGQPGQPGYPGQPGQPGGPGQPGQPGYPGQPGQPGYPGQPGQPGQPGHPGQPGYPGQPGQPGQPGYPGQPGQPGYPGQPGQPGQPGQPGYPGQPGQPGQPGYPGQPGQPGYPGQPGQPGQPGQPGYPGQPGQPGQPGQPGYPGQPGQPGYPGQPGQPGQPGYPGQPGQYPDSETAPSGTGVQPPATVPSHQMPPFPIYVIPYPLPIVPSPASCPCYLLKPGQNETNVQAQGPQATAPPHYQNQPQYPPYGIIGFVPVVFVPYCPGNASNMNSAQQNFPNAVPVQYSCNQCQASSDIYRYLGRLNGGRSTGFKDLKDLKDLKEIKSLTELDDLLKNQIKPLEKSMHTIAANPRVLAETNDKNEKKEKIETKTPRRRTRTGRTRVSKN; this is translated from the exons ATGGGGCCGGGAACACTCTTCTATTTcttg GCCGCGCTGGCTATAATACATGCCAGCGAGGATACGCCAAAGACAAAGCCAAAAGATGAATTCAAAGCATTATCCGAAGCGCGAGAAGCTCGCCAATATGACTCGTACCAGGGACAACCAGATAACGAAGTGGTCGTGGACATAGAGGACGATGAAAAGAAACAGTATTATGAAACCAATTACGACAcaa GTGCATACGGCTTCGGTTATGACGTCGGTCCAAATGGGCAGTTCCATCATGAGAACCGCGGTCCGGATGGCGTCACCTATGGTTGCTATGGTTACTTGGACCCAGATAACTTCCTTCGTGCTACTCACTACGTTGCTGACAGCCACGGATACAGAGTAGTGGAACCAGAGAAACCAGTCGAAGTATTCCCTGACGAGAAATATGAATACGATGAATC CACTGGACAGGCGTTAAACACTCGGCCCGGACAAATCATCCCCTGGGAGAAACTCTTCTTCCCCAAGGGATGCGGTCGTACTCCCGGTGGAGTTCCAGCCAAGCCTTTACCGAAACCTACGCCCAAACCACCTCGTCCCATAGACAGCAGTAGCGAGACCACGAATGTCAAACCTGTACAATCTGGACAAG gACCCAATGGACCTTACGGCCCTGGATCat GGCAAGGtcaaccaggcaagccaggaaCTCCCGGCAGGCCCGGTACTCCAGGTACTCCAGGCACCCCAGGAACCCCAGGCTCTCCCGGTTCTCCCGGCACACCAGGTGGACCAG GAGGTCCAGGTGGTCCCGGCGGCCCCGGTGGTCCATCAGGCGGCTACTACCCCGGCTCTAGTGGAACCCCAGGCACCGCTGGATCTCCAGGAACCCCAGGTACACCCGGTAGTCCCGGTACCCCCGGCGGCCCAGGTACTCCTGGGACCTCAGGTTACCCTGGCACAGCTGGTACCCCAGGTACACCTGGATACCCAGGCACAGAAGGAACCCCAGGTACACCTGGTTACCCAGGCACAGCTGGTACCCCAGGCACACCAGGTACACCTGGATATCCAGGTACAGAAGGCACCCCAGGAACACCTGGTTACCCAGGTACGGCAGGTACCCCAGGTACACCTGGTTACCCAGGCACAGAAGGAACTCCTGGCACTCCAGGTACACCTGGTTACCCAGGCACAGCTGGTTACCCAGGCACAGCTGGTACCCCAGGCACACCTGGTTACCCAGGCACAGAAGGAACCCCAGGAACACCAGGCACACCTGGTTACCCAGGCACAGAAGGAACCCCAGGCACACCAGGCACACCTGGATATCCAGGCACAGCAGGCACACCTGGTTACCCAGGATACTATCCCGGCG GCTCAGGTGGATATTACCCAGGACAACCAACTGCACCAG GCACAGACGGCTATTATCCAGGACAAGGTAGTGGACCAG GAGGACCATTAGGTCCTGATGGTACTTATGGTCCCGATGGTACCTACTACCCGGGCACTCCAGGAACACCAGGCACACCAGGCACACCAGGCAGCCCCGGCGGCCCTGGCGGCCCag GAGGTCCCGGAGGGCCCGGCGGTCCTGGAGGCCCCGGAGGACCTAATGGACCCAATGGCCCATCAAACGGCGGCTACTACCCAGGACAACCCGGCAGACCTGGCACTCCAGGCAGTCCAGGATCACCAGGTACTCCAGGAGGACCAGGAGGTCCAGGTGGACCAGGAGGTCCTGGAGGACCAGGAGGACCAAACGGACCCAATGGCCCTTCAAGCGGCGGATACTACCCAGGACAACCCGGCAGCCCTGGCACTCCAGGAAGCCCAGGATCACCAGGCACTCCAGGAGGACCAGGTGGACCAGGTGGACCAGGAGGTCCAGGAGGACCTGGTGGACCTAATGGACCCAATGGCCCTTCAAGCGGCGGCTACTACCCAGGACAACCCGGCAGCCCTGGCACTCCAGGCAGCCCAGGATCACCAGGCACTCCAGGAGGACCAGGAGGTCCGGGCGGACCAGGTGGCCCAGGAGGTCCCGGAGGGCCTAATGGACCCAATGGCCCTTCAAGCGGTGGCTACTACCCAGGACAACCCGGCAGCCCTGGCACTCCAGGCAGCCCAGGATCACCAGGCACTCCAGGAG GACCAGGAGGTCCGGGCGGGCCAGGTGGACCTGGAGGTCCCGGAGGGCCTAATGGACCCAATGGCCCTTCAAGCGGCGGATACTACCCAGGACAACCCGGCAGCCCTGGCACTCCAGGCAGCCCAGGATCACCAGGCACTCCAGGAGGTCCAGGAGGACCAGGTGGGCCAGGTGGACCAGGTGGCCCGGGAGGGCCAAACGGACCCAATGGCCCTTCGAACGGCGGATACTACCCAGGACAACCCGGCAGCCCCGGTTCACCAGGAAGCCCAGGATCACCAGGAACACCCG gtggTCCCGGAGGTCCAGGTGGTCCCGGTGGACCTGGAGGACCCGGTGGTCCCACCGACACAACAACTTATCCAGGACAATCAA GTGGCCAACCTAGTCAACCAGGACAGCCGGGATACCCAGGCAAACCAGGACAGCCTGGCTACCCAGGACAACCAGGACAACCAGGGCAACCAGGACAACCCGGACAGCCAGGACAAGGTGGCCAACCTGGTAAACCAGGACAGCCAGGATACCCAGGCCAACCAGGACAGCCAGGATACCCAGGACAACCAGGCCAACCAGGACAACCAGGACAGCCAGGACAAGGTGGTCAACCTGGTAAACCAGGACAGCCAGGATACCCAGGCCAACCAGGACAGCCTGGCTACCCAGGACAACCAGGACAACCAG gACAAGGAGGACAACCTGGTCAACCTGGACAGCCAGGTGGCCCAGGACAGCCAGGATACCCAGGACAACCAGGACAGCCAGGACAAGGTGGCCAACCTGGTAAACCAGGACAGCCAGGATACCCAGGACAACCAGGTCAGCCAGGATACCCAGGACAACCAGGACAACCCGGACAGCCAGGACAAGGTGGCCAACCTGGTAAACCAGGACAGCCAGGATACCCAGGCCAACCAGGACAGCCAGGATACCCAGGACAACCAGGACAACCCGGACAGCCAGGACAAGGTGGCCAACCTGGTAAACCAGGACAGCCAGGATACCCAGGCCAACCAGGACAGCCAGGATACCCAGGACAACCAGGACAACCCGGACAGCCAGGACAAGGTGGCCAACCTGGTAAACCAGGACAGCCAGGATACCCAGGCCAACCAGGACAGCCAGGATACCCAGGACAACCAGGACAACCCGGACAGCCAGGACAAGGTGGCCAACCTGGTAAACCAGGACAGCCAGGATACCCAGGACAACCAG GATACCCAGGACAACCAGGACAACCCGGACAGCCAGGACAAGGTGGCCAACCTGGTAAACCAGGACAGCCAGGATACCCAGGACAACCAGGACAGCCAGGATACCCAGGACAACCAGGACAACCCGGACAGCCAGGACAAGGTGGCCAACCTGGTAAACCAGGACAGCCAGGATACCCAGGTCAACCAGGACAGCCAGGCTACCCAGGACAACCAGGACAGCCAGGTGGCCCAGGACAGCAAGGACAACCGGGTTATCCAGGACAACCAG GACAACCAGGGCAAGGAGGACAACCTGGTCAACCTGGACAGCCAGGTGGCCCAGGACAGCCAGGATACCCAGGACAACCAGGTCAGCCCGGAAAACCGGGACAACCTGGGCAGCCAGGTTACCCAGGGCAGCCCGGTCAGCCAGGACAGCCAGGATACCCAGGGCAACCCGGTCAGCCAGGGCAGCCAGGATACCCAGGTCAACCAGGACAACCAGGTCAACCCGGAAAACCGGGACAACCCGGGCAGCCAGGATACCCAGGGCAACCCGGTCAGCCAGGACAGCCAGGACAACCAGGGCAGCCCGGATATCCAGAACAACCAGGACAGCCAG gaGGACCAGGACGTCCTGAAGACCTAACTAAACCAGGTCAGCCAGGATACCCAGGACAGCAAGGACAACCCGGTGGTCCAGGACAGCCAGGACAACCTGGATACCCAGGACAACCAG GTAAACCAGGACAACCTGGTCAACCAGGATATCCAGGACAGCCAGGACAGCCCGGATACCCGGGACAACCTGGTCAACCAGGACAGCCAGGTCAACAAGGACAACCAGGACAGCCTGGTAAACCAGGTCAGCCAGGCCAGCCAGGATATCCAGGACAACCTGGCAAACCAGGCGAACCAGGCCAACCAGGATACCCAGGACAACCAGGACAACCTGGCAAACCGGGTCAACCTGGCCAGCCAGGATACCCAGGACAAccag GTGAACCAGGCCAACCTGGTCAACCCGGACAGCCAGGACAACCAGGATACCCAGGACAGCCAGGACAACCCGGTGGTCCAGGTCAGCCAGGCCAACCAGGATACCCAGGACAGCCAGGTCAAGCAGGACAACCAGGTCAACCAGGATACCCCGGACAGCCCGGACAGCCAGGATACCCAGGACAGCAAGGACAACCTGGTGGCCCAGGACAGCCAGGGCAACCAGGTACACCAGGCCAGCCCGGCCAACCAGGATACCCAGGCCAACCAGGTCAACCAGGAGAACCTGGCAAACCAGGACAACCTGGCCAGCCAGGACAACCAGGATACCCAGGACAGCCCGGACAGCCAGGTTACCCTGGACAGCAAGGACAACCTGGTGGTCCAGGACAGCCAGGACAACCAGGATACCCAGGACAACCCGGACAACCAGGTCAACCAGGCCAGCCCGGCCAACCAGGATACCCAGGCCAACCAGGACAACCAGGAGAACCTGGCAAACCAGGACAACCTGGCCAGCCAGGACAACCAGGATACCCAGGACAGCCCGGACAGCCAGGTTACCCTGGACAGCAAGGACAACCTGGTGGTCCAGGACAGCCAGGACAACCAGGATACCCAGGACAACCCGGACAACCAGGTCAACCAGGCCAGCCCGGCCAACCAGGATACCCAGGCCAACCAGGTCAACCAGGATACCCAGGGCAACAAGGACAACCCGGTGGTCCAGGACAGCCAGGACAACCAGGATACCCAGGACAACCCGGACAACCAG GATACCCAGGACAGCAAGGACAACCCGGTGGTCCAGGACAGCCAGGGCAACCAG GTAAACCAGGACAACCCGGACAACCAG GATACCCAGGGCAGCAAGGACAACCCGGTGGTCCAGGACAACCCGGACAACCAGGTAAACCAGGACAGCCCGGACAGCCAGGATACCCAGGACAGCAAGGACAACCTGGTGGCCCAGGACAGCCAGGGCAACCAGGTACACCAGGCCAGCCCGGCCAACCTGGACACCCAGGGCAGCCAGGTCAACCAGGAGAGCCTGGCAAACCAGGACAGCCTGGCCAACCAGGACAACCAGGATACCCAGGACAACCCGGACAACCAGGATACCCAGGACAGCAAGGACAACCTGGTGGTCCAGGACAGCCAGGGCAACCAG GTCAACCAGGAGAGCCTGGCAAACCAGGACAGCCTGGCCAACCAGGACAACCAGGATACCCAGGACAACCCGGACAACCGGGATACCCAGGACAGCAAGGACAACCCGGTGGTCCAGGACAGCCAGGGCAACCAGGTACACCAGGCCAGCCCGGCCAACCAGGATACCCAGGGCAGCCAGGTCAACCAGGAGAACCTGGTAAACCAGGACAGCCTGGCCAACCAGGACAACCAGGATACCCAGGACAACCCGGACAACCAGGATACCCAGGACAGCAAGGACAACCCGGTGGTCCAGGACAGCCAGGGCAACCAGGATACCCAGGCCAACCAGGTCAACCAGGAGAACCTGGCAAACCAGGACAGCCTGGCCAGCCAGGACAACCAGGATACCCAGGACAGCCCGGACAACCAGGACAACCAGGGCAATCAG GTGGCCCCGGACAACCAGGACAACCTGGATATCCAGGACAACCAGGACAGCCTGGAGGGCCTGGACAACCTGGACAACCGGGTTACCCAGGACAGCCCGGACAGCCGGGATACCCAGGACAGCCAGGTCAGCCAGGTCAACCTGGACACCCAGGGCAGCCGGGATACCCAGGACAACCAGGACAACCAGGACAGCCCGGATACCCAGGACAACCAGGACAGCCCGGATACCCAGGTCAGCCAGGACAACCAGGACAACCAGGACAGCCGGGATACCCAGGACAACCAGGACAACCAGGACAGCCGGGATACCCAGGACAACCAGGACAGCCGGGATACCCAGGTCAGCCAGGACAACCAGGACAACCAGGACAGCCGGGATACCCAGGTCAGCCAGGACAACCAGGACAACCAGGACAGCCGGGATACCCAGGACAGCCAGGACAACCAGGCTACCCCGGACAGCCAGGACAACCAGGACAGCCGGGATACCCAGGTCAACCAGGACAATACCCAG ATTCTGAAACGGCACCGTCTGGCACCGGAGTACAACCACCTGCCACTGTAC